The following coding sequences are from one Chondrinema litorale window:
- a CDS encoding sulfurtransferase: MKTPLVDPQYLQSIINDSDLIILDASMKDNKAGITTDLANIHIKSARLFDLKNDFSAPKSAFPNTLPQPQDFEAACQKLGINANSKIVVYDNLGVYSSPRVWWMFKIMGHKNVAVLDGGLPAWIEAGYETETITEKTFEAGDFKASFYPEMVKDTGFVLSNIDDKSSIVIDARSEGRFIGTSPEPRKGLSSGHIPNSCNLPFSKVLDNGKYKPVEELKNIFKDLNLDERPLVFSCGSGLTACIILLASELVNENKTAVYDGSWTEWALTENMPIDKVEE; this comes from the coding sequence ATGAAGACACCTTTAGTTGATCCACAGTATTTACAGAGCATCATTAACGATTCGGATTTGATTATTCTTGATGCAAGTATGAAAGACAATAAGGCAGGAATAACCACTGACTTAGCGAATATTCATATTAAAAGTGCTCGTTTGTTTGATTTAAAAAATGATTTTAGCGCCCCTAAAAGTGCTTTTCCTAATACATTACCACAACCGCAAGATTTTGAAGCAGCTTGTCAAAAACTGGGAATCAATGCAAATAGCAAAATTGTGGTGTACGACAATCTTGGTGTTTATTCTAGCCCGAGAGTTTGGTGGATGTTTAAAATAATGGGGCACAAAAATGTAGCTGTATTAGATGGTGGTTTGCCTGCATGGATTGAAGCCGGTTATGAAACTGAAACCATCACTGAGAAGACTTTTGAAGCAGGAGATTTTAAAGCAAGCTTCTATCCTGAAATGGTAAAAGATACTGGGTTTGTATTAAGCAATATCGATGATAAAAGTAGTATCGTAATCGATGCCCGCTCAGAAGGCAGATTTATCGGAACATCACCAGAACCTAGAAAAGGTTTGTCTAGCGGCCACATTCCTAACTCTTGTAATTTGCCTTTTAGCAAAGTTCTCGACAATGGGAAATATAAACCTGTAGAAGAATTAAAAAACATATTTAAAGACTTAAATCTAGATGAGCGCCCACTGGTTTTTTCATGCGGTTCGGGTTTAACAGCTTGCATTATTCTATTGGCTAGCGAATTGGTAAACGAAAATAAAACAGCCGTTTACGATGGCTCATGGACAGA